The following are encoded in a window of Bradyrhizobium sp. WBOS07 genomic DNA:
- a CDS encoding branched-chain amino acid ABC transporter permease, with the protein MANAFVAAFEILSFGAIIVLIVLGLGIIASMMGIFNFAQGEFVLLGAYITYLAYAKGMPIWAGMVAAPFVVGALGFALEALIIRRFYAAPIVAMLGTYALGLIIRESVRGLIGGFYLTVPEPIGGSIDIGAMHISAWRFTIIVITLLVMAGCYLLLSRTSFGLRMRATLENPSLARASGISTPLMYGATFAFGSALAGLAGALIVPVFSLYADLGLRFLIQGFVAVMVGGVGSFIGPVAGAGVIGTLSAALPWIMAPVVADVLVFVLAIVFIKFRPQGLIAGKGV; encoded by the coding sequence ATGGCTAACGCGTTCGTCGCAGCGTTCGAGATCCTGAGCTTCGGCGCGATCATCGTCCTGATCGTGCTGGGGCTCGGGATCATCGCCAGCATGATGGGCATCTTCAACTTCGCGCAGGGCGAGTTCGTCCTGCTCGGCGCCTACATCACCTATCTCGCCTACGCCAAGGGCATGCCGATCTGGGCCGGCATGGTCGCGGCGCCCTTCGTGGTCGGCGCGCTCGGCTTCGCGCTGGAGGCGCTGATCATCCGCCGCTTCTACGCCGCGCCGATCGTCGCCATGCTCGGCACCTATGCGCTCGGCCTGATCATCCGCGAATCCGTGCGCGGGCTGATCGGCGGCTTCTACCTCACCGTGCCCGAGCCGATCGGCGGCTCGATCGACATCGGCGCCATGCACATCTCGGCCTGGCGCTTCACCATCATCGTCATCACGCTCCTGGTGATGGCGGGCTGCTATCTGCTGCTGTCGCGCACCAGCTTCGGCCTGCGCATGCGCGCGACGCTGGAAAACCCCTCGCTGGCGCGGGCCTCGGGCATCTCCACGCCGCTGATGTACGGCGCCACTTTCGCATTCGGCTCCGCACTTGCGGGGCTCGCCGGCGCGCTGATCGTCCCGGTGTTCAGCCTCTATGCCGATCTCGGCCTGCGCTTCCTGATCCAGGGCTTTGTCGCGGTCATGGTCGGCGGGGTCGGCTCCTTCATCGGGCCGGTCGCGGGCGCCGGCGTCATCGGCACGCTCAGCGCCGCGCTGCCATGGATCATGGCGCCCGTCGTCGCCGACGTGCTCGTCTTCGTGCTCGCCATTGTCTTCATCAAATTCCGCCCGCAGGGCCTCATCGCTGGAAAAGGGGTTTAA
- a CDS encoding amidase, which produces MTVALPTPAQLRSVAEQCGLSLTDDDVASFRGLMQGSIEAYNLVATMPDELPEVKYPRTPGYRPSAEENPRNAWYRKSTVKGAASGKLKGKTVALKDNIMLAGVPMTNGSSTLEGFVPDFDATIVTRMLDAGAEIKGKVHCEHFCLSGGSHTNSYGAVHNPHKMGYSAGGSSSGSGVVVALGEVDMAIGGDQGGSIRMPSSFCGTYGMKPTWGLVPYTGIMPIEIYVDHTGPMTATVADNALLLEVLAGDDGYDPRIKAPKVEEYTKALGQGVKGMKIGIVKEGFEQPVAEAAVNESVREAAKRFKDLGATVETVSIPMHLLGGAIWTPIGTEGLTQTMMFGDGYGLSRGDLYSTSLMDFHRGWRRQADSLSETTKLFMMLGTYINNNFGPRFYGKALNISRRLTAAYDKAFKDYDLLLMPTTPMKATKLPEPNASREEYVARALEMISNTAPFDITHHPAMSLPCGMVDGLPVGLMLVGRMFEESTIYRAAHAFEQIGDWKKM; this is translated from the coding sequence GTGACAGTTGCCCTTCCCACGCCAGCCCAGCTCCGCAGTGTCGCCGAGCAGTGCGGCCTTTCGCTCACCGATGACGACGTCGCCTCGTTTCGCGGCCTGATGCAGGGTTCGATCGAAGCCTACAATCTCGTTGCCACGATGCCGGACGAGCTGCCGGAAGTGAAATATCCGCGCACGCCGGGCTATCGCCCCTCGGCCGAGGAGAACCCGCGCAATGCCTGGTACCGCAAGTCGACCGTGAAAGGCGCCGCCAGCGGCAAGCTCAAGGGCAAGACCGTGGCACTGAAGGACAACATCATGCTGGCCGGCGTGCCCATGACCAACGGCTCCTCGACGCTGGAAGGTTTCGTGCCCGATTTCGACGCCACCATCGTCACGCGCATGCTGGATGCCGGCGCGGAGATCAAGGGCAAGGTGCATTGCGAGCATTTCTGCCTGTCCGGCGGCAGCCACACCAACTCCTACGGAGCGGTGCACAATCCGCACAAGATGGGTTACTCCGCCGGCGGCTCGTCGTCGGGCTCAGGTGTCGTGGTCGCGCTCGGCGAGGTCGACATGGCGATCGGCGGCGACCAGGGCGGCTCGATCCGCATGCCGTCCTCGTTCTGCGGCACCTACGGCATGAAGCCGACCTGGGGCCTCGTGCCCTACACCGGCATCATGCCGATCGAGATCTATGTCGACCATACCGGCCCGATGACGGCGACCGTCGCCGACAATGCGCTACTGCTCGAGGTGCTCGCCGGCGACGACGGCTACGATCCGCGCATCAAGGCGCCGAAGGTCGAGGAATACACCAAGGCGCTCGGCCAGGGCGTCAAGGGCATGAAGATCGGCATCGTCAAGGAAGGCTTCGAGCAGCCGGTCGCCGAGGCTGCTGTCAATGAAAGCGTGCGCGAGGCCGCCAAGCGCTTCAAGGATCTCGGCGCCACCGTCGAGACGGTCTCGATCCCGATGCACCTGTTGGGCGGCGCGATCTGGACCCCGATCGGCACCGAAGGCCTGACCCAGACCATGATGTTCGGCGACGGCTACGGCCTGTCCCGCGGCGATCTCTATTCGACCTCGCTGATGGATTTCCATCGCGGCTGGCGCCGGCAGGCGGATTCGCTGTCCGAGACCACGAAGCTGTTCATGATGCTCGGCACCTACATCAACAACAATTTCGGTCCGCGCTTCTACGGCAAGGCGCTCAACATCTCGCGCCGGCTGACCGCCGCCTACGACAAGGCGTTCAAGGACTACGACCTGCTGCTGATGCCGACCACGCCGATGAAGGCGACCAAGCTGCCGGAGCCCAACGCCAGCCGCGAGGAATACGTCGCCCGTGCGCTGGAGATGATCTCCAACACCGCGCCATTCGACATCACCCATCATCCCGCGATGTCGCTGCCCTGCGGCATGGTCGACGGCCTGCCGGTCGGCCTGATGCTGGTCGGCCGCATGTTCGAGGAATCCACCATCTATCGCGCCGCCCACGCCTTCGAGCAGATCGGCGACTGGAAGAAGATGTGA
- a CDS encoding substrate-binding domain-containing protein: MRATVNFPAHGGSALPPFLLFRNLSSSAADFDLSPYDAHVMRRRGARNKLRIGNFLTFTGSPGIWGPTSTNSAMLAVAEINKRGGILGRELELSIYDSGGPIEEVVRRAEQAIAFDEVDLIMGSHISAVRVALRKVTGNRIPYIYTPVYEGGERTPGVMAIGETPRWQSRPSIHWLADVKKAARWYLIGSDYVWPWQSHRAVKRYIKEAGGQVVGEEFVPVGEDNHEPHLARIRAARPDVVLISLIGTDSITFNRAFAEAGLATSTLRLAGAMDETVLLGIGADNTENLFCASGYFNCMASHANDEFLSGYQAMFGANAPPVGSVGQSNYEGLRFLESVAHRAGSLAFRPLLKAARNTVYTAGRGPVTLRDGRAEMPMYLAEADGLDFRILKTL; encoded by the coding sequence GTGCGCGCGACGGTGAACTTCCCGGCTCACGGCGGCTCGGCGTTGCCGCCGTTCTTGCTGTTCAGGAATTTGTCGTCTTCGGCGGCGGATTTCGACCTGTCGCCATATGACGCCCACGTCATGAGGCGCCGCGGCGCGCGCAACAAGCTGCGCATCGGCAATTTCCTCACCTTCACCGGCTCGCCCGGGATCTGGGGGCCGACCTCCACCAACAGCGCGATGCTGGCGGTCGCCGAGATCAACAAGCGCGGCGGCATTCTGGGCCGCGAGCTCGAGCTGTCGATCTACGATTCCGGCGGTCCGATCGAGGAGGTGGTGCGCCGCGCCGAGCAGGCGATCGCCTTCGACGAGGTCGACCTGATCATGGGCTCGCACATCAGTGCCGTTCGCGTCGCGCTCCGCAAAGTCACCGGCAACCGCATCCCTTACATCTACACCCCGGTCTACGAAGGCGGCGAGCGCACGCCGGGCGTGATGGCGATCGGGGAGACGCCGCGCTGGCAGAGCCGGCCCTCGATCCACTGGCTCGCCGACGTCAAGAAGGCGGCACGCTGGTACCTGATCGGCAGCGACTACGTCTGGCCCTGGCAATCGCATCGCGCGGTGAAGCGCTACATCAAGGAGGCGGGCGGCCAAGTGGTCGGCGAGGAGTTCGTGCCGGTCGGCGAGGACAATCACGAGCCGCATCTGGCGCGCATCCGTGCGGCAAGGCCCGACGTGGTGCTGATCTCGCTGATCGGCACCGACAGCATCACCTTCAATCGCGCTTTCGCGGAGGCGGGCCTCGCGACGTCGACGCTGCGGCTCGCGGGCGCGATGGACGAGACCGTGCTGCTCGGCATCGGCGCCGACAACACCGAGAATCTGTTCTGTGCGTCCGGCTATTTCAACTGCATGGCTTCGCACGCCAACGACGAGTTCCTCAGCGGTTACCAGGCCATGTTCGGGGCCAACGCGCCGCCGGTCGGCTCCGTCGGCCAGTCGAACTATGAGGGGCTGCGCTTCCTGGAATCGGTGGCCCATCGCGCAGGCTCGCTGGCCTTTCGTCCGCTGCTCAAGGCCGCGCGCAACACCGTCTATACGGCCGGCCGCGGTCCGGTGACGCTGCGCGACGGCCGCGCCGAGATGCCGATGTATCTCGCCGAGGCCGACGGCCTCGACTTCAGGATCCTCAAGACGCTCTGA
- a CDS encoding MarR family winged helix-turn-helix transcriptional regulator, giving the protein MAKPPKQNSPITEHLAYLLAQANREINRQLELRLSKEGVPVEQWRILKVLSDGNGHSMGELAEAVLLNHPTLTKMIDRMVSDTLVYRVQDPNDRRKVLMFISDRGKVLCKKLNSLAVDQEEHILESYGDKSTSELKRLLESLIDSSN; this is encoded by the coding sequence GTGGCAAAACCGCCGAAACAGAACTCCCCGATCACCGAACACCTCGCCTATCTGCTCGCGCAAGCCAACCGGGAAATCAACCGGCAGCTCGAACTGCGGTTGAGCAAGGAGGGGGTTCCCGTCGAGCAATGGCGCATTTTGAAGGTGCTGTCGGACGGCAACGGCCATTCGATGGGCGAGCTCGCAGAGGCCGTGCTGCTCAACCATCCGACGCTGACCAAGATGATCGACCGCATGGTCTCGGACACGCTGGTCTATCGCGTGCAGGATCCGAACGACCGCCGCAAGGTCCTGATGTTCATCTCCGACCGCGGCAAGGTGCTGTGCAAGAAGCTCAACTCGCTCGCGGTGGACCAGGAGGAGCACATCCTGGAGAGCTACGGCGACAAGTCGACCAGCGAGTTGAAGCGGCTGCTCGAGAGCCTGATCGACAGCTCCAATTAG
- a CDS encoding DUF6006 family protein: MSKRALPTAFCFLAFSFYACGSAPASQVAGWWGGTWSCNIDGRPARMKWAAVDDTQTSCDGDTCTSSSGARWAGSFSDNGSRWVKLTNPRSGTKGGLYFNHADGNKWYLAKPVSNKAAGWTTWNGQRYRLSCWR, encoded by the coding sequence ATGTCTAAACGTGCGCTGCCAACTGCCTTTTGTTTTCTTGCATTCAGCTTTTACGCCTGCGGTTCGGCCCCTGCGAGCCAGGTCGCCGGATGGTGGGGCGGAACATGGTCTTGCAACATCGACGGCCGGCCGGCCCGGATGAAATGGGCCGCCGTTGACGACACTCAGACAAGCTGCGACGGCGACACTTGCACCAGCAGCTCGGGAGCACGCTGGGCAGGTAGCTTCTCAGACAATGGCTCGCGATGGGTGAAGTTGACAAATCCACGCAGCGGAACGAAGGGCGGCCTGTATTTCAACCATGCCGATGGCAATAAATGGTATTTAGCCAAACCGGTCAGCAACAAGGCCGCTGGCTGGACGACATGGAACGGCCAACGCTATCGCCTCTCGTGCTGGCGATGA